Proteins encoded in a region of the Coffea eugenioides isolate CCC68of chromosome 4, Ceug_1.0, whole genome shotgun sequence genome:
- the LOC113769397 gene encoding uncharacterized protein LOC113769397 — protein MPGNNFLSNPPSFTSENYQIRAVKMKSYLDANDLWDVIDTDPVPELPEDSTIAEMRAHRDAVKRRSKAMTCIHSVVFDAVFTKNMTCKTAKEAWDALKVAFQGNDRTRQMQVLNLRREFELLRMKHKENIKEYSDRLLNVVNKIRLIGEQLPDSRVVEKVLVSLPERFEAKISSLEDSRDLSRMTLSELINALEA, from the coding sequence ATGCCAGGAAACAACTTCTTGTCAAATCCTCCAAGTTTCACTAGTGAGAATTACCAAATCAGGGCTGTCAAAATGAAGTCCTATTTGGATGCTAATGATCTTTGGGATGTGATAGATACAGATCCTGTTCCTGAATTGCCAGAAGATTCAACTATTGCAGAGATGAGAGCCCATAGAGATGCAGTCAAAAGGAGATCAAAAGCTATGACTTGCATTCATTCAGTAGTTTTCGATGCAGTATTCACAAAAAATATGACTTGTAAAACTGCAAAAGAAGCTTGGGATGCTCTCAAAGTGGCTTTTCAAGGCAATGACAGAACAAGACAGATGCAAGTTTTGAACCTTAGGAGAGAATTTGAACTCCTTAGGATGAAACACAAAGAAAACATTAAAGAATATTCTGACAGACTCTTAAATGTTGTGAACAAAATCAGATTGATTGGAGAACAACTTCCAGATAGCAGAGTTGTGGAGAAAGTCTTGGTGAGTTTACCAGAAAGGTTTGAAGCCAAGATTTCCTCTCTTGAAGATTCAAGAGATCTCTCTCGGATGACCTTGTCAGAATTGATCAATGCTCTAGAGGCATAA